From the genome of Campylobacter concisus ATCC 51562:
CGTGAAGTTAGATATGCTAACTTTATGAAGATTGTTTCGCTAGCTCCGGAGGTTTTATAATGGCTAATGTAAAATTTAAAGTCAAAAAAGGCGATACCGTTAAGATCATCGCTGGTGACGATAAAGGCAAAACTGGTAAAATTTTAGCAGTTCTTGCAAAAAAAGGTCAGGTTATAGTTGAGGGATGCAAAATAGCTAAAAAAGCTATCAAACCAAGCGAAAAAACTCCAAATGGTGGCCACGTAAATAAAGAGATGCCAATTGACATATCAAATGTCGCGAAAGTTGAAGGATAAGAGATATGAGTAGATTAAAAGATAAATTTAACGAAACTATCAAGCCAGCTCTCGTAAAAGAATTTGACATCAAAAATCCAATGCTTATCCCTGCGCTTGAGAAAATCGTGATCAGTGTAGGTGCTGGAGACTCTGCGAAAGATCAGAAAGTGCTTCAAAATATGGCTGATACCATTTCACTTATCGCTGGACAAAAAGCGGTTATCACTGATGCTAAAAAATCAGTTGCTGGCTTTAAAGTTCGCGAGGGTTTTCCTGTTGGTATCAAAGTAACTTTGAGAAAAGAGCAAATGTATGCTTTCTTAGATAAGCTAATCAGCGTTGCTCTTCCAAGAGTTAAAGACTTCCGTGGTCTTCCAAAAAATGGTTTTGATGGACGTGGAAACTATAACTTCGGTCTTAGTGAGCAGCTAATGTTTCCAGAGGTTGAGTATGATAAAATTTTACGAACTCATGGTATGAATATTACGATTGCTACTACGGCTAAAAATGATAAAGAGGCATTCAAATTGCTAGAGCTATTTGGTGTGCCGTTTGCAAAAGGAAAGTAAAATGGCAAAGAAATCAATGATAGCAAAAGCTGCACGCAAGCCAAAATTTGCGGTTCGTGGCTATACTAGATGCCAAATTTGCGGTCGTCCGCACTCTGTTTATAAAGATTTTGGAATTTGCCGTGTTTGCCTAAGAAAAATGGCTAACGAAGGCCTAATACCTGGTCTTAAAAAAGCAAGTTGGTAAGGAAGAGAAATGTTAAACGATTTAATATCAGATGGATTAACACGCATTAGAAATGCAAGTATGAGAAAGCTTGAAACTGCGAAATTGCTTCATTCTAAGGTTGTTGAGGCTACTCTTTCTATCCTTGCAGCAAAAGGCTATGTAGAGAGCTACAACGTTATCGAAGAAGGTAACAAGAAATTTATAAATGTAGTTTTAAAGTATGATGAGTACGGCAGAAGCGTTATAAACGAGCTTAAAAGGGTTTCAAAACCTGGTCGCCGTGTTTATCAAGGCAAAGACGACATTAAGCGTTTTAAAAATGGTTACGGAACAGTTATCGTTAGCACAAGCAAAGGCGTTATGAGTGGTATTGAAGCAAGTAAAGCTGGAGTTGGCGGCGAAGTTCTTTGTACGGTTTGGTAATAAACTGAATTAAACGCTATTTAACCTTATGATTTTAAGGTTAAATCTTTAGCTTGGTAAAATTTTAGATTTTGCCAAAGCTAAATTTAGAAATTCAAATGAAGGTTTCGTCAAATTTGACGATAAAATTTACGGCATTGTGGTGTTTATTCGTAAATGTAGGAACACCCTAGACAAGTAAAGGAAAAAAATGTCACGTATTGGAAAACAGCCTATCGCTATCCCAAGTGGTGTAGACGTTAGCGTTGAAAATAATGTCCTAAAATTTAAAAAGGGCAATCATATAAAAGAGCTTGACACAAAAGGTCACGTTGATGTCAAGATAGAAAATGGTCATATAGTTTTTGCTCCAAAAGGCGAAGATCGCCAAAGTAGAGCTTACTGGGGAACATATAGAGCACTTGCTAATAATATCGTAACTGGTATCACTGCGGGATTTACTCGTCAGCTTGAGATCAACGGCGTTGGTTACAAAGCAGCTGCAAAAGGTAAAATTTTAGAGCTTTCTCTTGGTTTTTCACACCTTATCAACTATGAGCTACCAGCAGGCGTTGAAGCTAGTGTTGAGAAAAACGTTATTACTATCAAAGGCGATGACAAACAAGTAGTAGGTCAAGTGGCTGCTCAAGTTAGAGGATTTAGACCACCTGAGCCATATAAAGGCAAAGGCGTTAAATATCTAGAAGAACGCATCATCCGCAAAGCGGGCAAGACATCTAAGAAGTAAGGAGCGGTAAATGACAGCAAAAGTATTAAAAAGAAAAATCGCTCTTAGAATTAAGAGAAAAAGAAGAATCAGAGGTAAAATTTCTGGTGTTGCAACTTGCCCAAGAGTTTCTATTTTCAAATCAAACAGAACTCTTTATGTTCAAGCGATTGACGACGTTACAGCTACTACACTAGCTGCAGTTGATGGTAGAAAAATAGGCATAAAAGCAAATAAAGAAGGTGCGGTCACTTTAGCTAAAGAATTTGCTAAGGCTTTAAAAGCTAAGAAGATAGATGTTGCAGTTTTTGATAGAAATGGTTATTTATACCATGGCGTTATCGCAGCATTTGCTGAAGCTTTAAGAGAAAATGGCATCAAGCTATAACCCAAAGGAAAATCGATGGAAAAATATAATAGAGAAGAATTTGAAGAAGTAATCGTCGATATCGGTCGGGTTACAAAGGTTGTTAAAGGTGGTCGTAGATTTAGATTTACAGCTTTAGTTGTTGTTGGTAATAGAAATGGTCTAGTTGGCTTTGGTTATGGTAAAGCTAAAGAGGTACCAGATGCGATGAGAAAAGCGATTGACGACGCATTTAAAAATATTATCCATGTTAAGATCAAAGGCACAACTATCCCTCACGATGTAGAGGTAAAATACAACGCAAGTAGAATGCTACTTCGCCCAGCTAGTGAGGGTACTGGTGTTATCGCTGGTGGTAGTGCACGTCCTATTATCGAGCTTGCAGGTATTAAGGATATCCTTACTAAATCACTTGGCTCAAACAACTCAGCAAACGTCGTTCGTGCTACTATAAAAGCACTTAGTTTGCTAAAAAGCTAAGAGAAAGGAGTTAAGATGGCATTAGAAAAATTAACACCTGCTGCAGGTTCAACTCATGCAACCAAAAGAATAGGTCGTGGCCAAGGCAGTGGCAATGGCAAAACTGCTGGCAAAGGTAATAAAGGTCAAAGAGCAAGAAAAGGCTACAATGAGAAAAGAGGTTTTGAGGGCGGACAGCAACCACTTCAAAGACGTCTTCCAAAAGTAGGTTTTACTTCTAAATTTGAAAAACCTTATGTTATTAATGTCGAGAAAATTGCAGCAATAAAAGAGCTTGCTGAAATTTCAATAGCAACAATAGCTAGCGTTCATAAAATTTCAAAGAGCGTTACTAAGATAAAACTAATCGGTGCAAGTGCAAAAGCTCTTGCTTCAAAGATTAAAGACGAGAACGTTAGCGTTAGCGGAACAAAATAATGGATAAAACACTGACCAACAAGATTTTAATCACGTTGGCATTTTTGTTCGCATACAGGATACTGGCTTATGTGCCAGTTCCTGGTGTTAATGTCGACGTAATTAAAGAATTCTTCAATTCAAACAATAGCAATGCCTTGGGTCTGTTTAATATGTTTAGTGGTAAAGCTGCTGAGCGTTTAAGTATTATCTCTCTGGGTATCATGCCTTATATTACAGCTTCGATCATTATGGAGCTTTTAGCAGCAACATTTCCAAAATTAGGTCAGATGAAAAAAGAGCGTGACGGTATGCAAAAATATATGCAAATCATACGTTATGCAACCATCGTTATCACTCTTGTACAATCAATCGGTGTTTCTATCGGACTTCAAAGCTTAAGCGGACGTGGTGGCGAACAAGCTATCATGATAGATATAAATTTATTTATCGCGATCTCTGCCGTGTCTATGCTAACTGGAACTATGCTACTTATGTGGATAGGCGAGCAAATAACACAACGTGGTATAGGCAATGGTATAAGTCTTATCATCTTTGCTGGTATCGTCTCTGGTATACCTAGTGCGATCGGTGGAACTGTAAATTTGGTAAATACTTCTGAGATGAATTTCCTAACAGTTATCGCTATTTTGGTGATTATATTAGCTACTATTGGTGCTATTATATTTGTCGAGATGGGCGAAAGGCGTATCCCTATTTCTTACTCAAGAAAAGTGATAATGGAAAATCAAAACAAACGTATAATGAACTATATACCGATCAAAGTAAATTTGAGCGGTGTTATTCCACCGATATTTGCTAGTGCGATTTTGATGTTTCCTAGTACTATTTTACAAGCTAGTACAAATCCGATCATCCAAGCTATCAACGACTTTTTAAGTCCAAATGGCTATATGTTTAACGTTTTAACATTTTTATTTATCATCTTCTTTGCGTTTTTCTATGCATCGATCGTATTTAACACAAAAGATATAAGTGAAAATTTAAAGAAACAAGGCGGATTTATCCCAGGTGTTAGACCAGGCGAGAGTACAGCTAGTTATCTAAATGAAGTAGCTGGCAGGCTAACTTTGGGCGGTGCTTTATATCTAGGCATCATCTCAACCTTACCATGGGTACTTGTAAAAACTATGGGTGTACCATTTTATTTTGGTGGCACGTCAGTACTTATCGTGGTATCTGTCGCTCTGGATACTATGAGGCGTATAGAAGCTCAGTCTTATACAAACAAATACCAAACTCTAAGTGCAGTAGGTCTATAAAATGGCTATCACGCTAAAAAGACCGGTTGAGATAGAGAAAATGAGAGCGGCGAACAAGATCGTCGCTCGAACTCTTGATCACATTTCTACGATTATAAAGCCTGGAATTTCCCTTCTTGAGATAGATAAAATTTGTGAAGATATGATAAGGGCTGCTGGGGCAAAACCTGCTTTTAAAGGTCTTTATGGCTTTCCAAATGCAGCTTGCATAAGCGTCAATGAAGTGGTGATCCACGGAATCCCAAATGAGTATAAGCTAAAAGAGGGTGATATCGTTAGCGTTGATATCGGCTCAAATTTAGATGGTTATTTTGGTGATTCGGCTAGGACATTTGGAGTTGGTAAAATTTCAAAAGAAGACGAGGCTTTGATCGCTTGCTCAAAAGATGCACTATATTTTGCGATTGACTATATAAGAGCTGGTATGCATTTTAAAGAAATTTGCTATGAGCTTGAGAAATTTATTCTTGGTAGAGGTTATGTGCCTTTACGTGGATATTGCGGTCACGGTATAGGAAAAAGGCCACACGAAGAGCCAGAAATTCCAAACTATCTTGAGGGGCATAACCCAAAAGCTGGACCAAAGATAAAAGAAGGAATGGTATTTTGTATAGAGCCAATGATCTGCCAAAAAGACGGCACGCCAGTTTTGGGAAGTGATAACTGGAAAGTAACCTCAAAAGATGGTTTGAGAACTAGCCATTATGAGCATTGCATGGCGATAGTTAATGGTAAAGCCGAAATTTTAAGCCAAGCATAAAATTTATAGTAAAAATTTAAAGAAAGGAGAGTTTGTGGCAAAAGACGATGTCATTGAGATTGATGGAAATGTTGTTGAAGCACTGCCAAATGCAACTTTTAAAGTTGAGCTTGACAACAAACATATAATTTTATGTCATATCGCCGGAAAAATGAGAATGCATTATATAAAGATAATGCCTGGCGACCGCGTAAAAGTAGAACTTACGCCATATAGCCTAGATAAGGGCAGGATCACTTATAGATATAAGTAAATTTAGCCTCTTGGCAAATATGCTAAGTAAATTTAAAGCTGGTTTTGGATAAAATCCAAGCTTTGCGAAAAGCTGTATGAAGAATTATTTTCAAAGTTCCCCACTTATTTTGAAAATAGTTGGTCTAGATTCTTTCTTTAGACCTGATGCAGCCCCTAAAAAAGTGGAATAAATTTTTAGGAGACTAAAATGAAAGTTCGTCCTTCTGTAAAGAAGATGTGTGACAAATGTAAAATTGTCAAACGTAGTGGCATAATTCGTGTTATCTGCGAAAATCCAAAACATAAACAAAGACAAGGATAAGGCATGGCACGTATTGCAGGTGTAGATTTACCAAACAAAAAGAGAATAGAGTATGGTTTGACTTATATCTATGGTATAGGTCTTTATAAATCTCGTCAAATTCTTGACGCAGCTGGAATTTCTTACGACAAGAGAGTTTATGAGCTTAGTGAAGACGAAGCGGCAGCCATCCGTAAAGAAATTCAAGAGCATCATATCGTTGAGGGTGATTTGAGAAAACAAGTTGCTATGGATATCAAAGCTCTTATGGATCTTGGAAGTTATAGAGGTCTTCGCCACAGAAAAGGTCTTCCTGTTCGTGGTCAAAAGACTAAAACTAATGCTAGAACCAGAAAAGGCAGACGTAAAACTGTCGGTGCAGCTACTAAGTAAGGCAAGGGTTAAAGGATAATAAATGGCGAAAAGAAAAATTGTTAAGAAAAAAGTAGTTAGAAAAAGTATAGCCAAAGGTATCGTTTATATCAGCGCAACATTTAATAATACTATGGTAACTGTAACTGATGAAATGGGAAATGCTATTGCATGGAGTAGTGCAGGTGGCTTAGGCTTTAAAGGTAGTAAAAAATCAACTCCTTATGCAGCTCAGCAGGCAGTTGAAGATGCTCTAAATAAAGCAAAAGAGCATGGTATAAAAGAAGTTGGTATTAAGGTTCAAGGTCCAGGTAGCGGACGTGAAACGGCTGTTAAAAGTGTAGGAACTGTTGAAGGAATTAAAGTATCTTTCTTTAAAGACATTACACCTTTACCACACAATGGTTGTAGACCGCCAAAACGCCGCCGCGTATAATTAGAGAAAATTAGGAGAAATTATTATGGCTAGATATACAGGACCTGTTGAAAAATTAGAAAGACGTCTTGGTGTGTCTCTTGCGTTAAAAGGCGAAAGAAGACTTGCTGGTAAAAGCGCTTTAGAAAAAAGACCTTATGCGCCAGGACAACACGGACAAAGAAGAGCAAAAATAAGCGAATATGGCTTACAACTTCGTGAGAAGCAAAAAGCTAAATTTATGTATGGTGTTTCAGAGAAACAATTTAGAAGATTGTTCCAAGAAGCAGCACGCCGCGAGGGCAACACTGGTGCTCTTTTGGTTCAACTATTAGAACAGAGATTAGATAATGTTGTTTATAGAATGGGCTTTGCAACGACTCGTCGTTTTGCTCGCCAGCTTGTAACTCACGGACATATTTTAGTAAATGGCAAAAGAGTAGATATACCATCTTACAGAGTTGAACCTGGCGCAAAAGTAGAGATTATCGAAAAATCTAAAAACAATCCACAAATTGTTCGTGCGATAGATCTTACAGCACAAACTGGTATTGTTGCTTGGGTAGATGTTGAAAAAGAGAAAAAATTTGGAATTTTCACTAGAAATCCAGAAAGAGAAGAGGTTATCATTCCTGTTGAGGAAAGATTTATAGTAGAGCTTTATTCAAAATAATAGAGGGTATAAAGATGAGAAAGATTACTACATCAGCTTATATGCCAACTGAAATTGAAGTTAAAAGTGTTAGTGAAAATGTTGCTAACATTACAGCGTACCCTTTTGAAGCAGGTTATGCTGTTACTTTGGCTCACCCATTGCGTCGTCTTCTTTACACAAGTACAGTAGGTTTTGCTCCTATTGGTGTAAAGATAAAAGGCGTTAGTCACGAATTTGATAGTATGCGAGGTATGCTAGAGGACGTAGCTTTTTTTATTATAAATTTGAAAAAGATCAGATTTAAATTAAAAAGCACCAGCGAGCGCGAAGTTATAGAGTATAGCTTTAAAGGACCAAAAGAGATAACTGGGGCTGATCTAAATAATGATCTAGTTGAGATCGTTAACCCAGACGCATACCTTGCTACAATAAACGAAGATGCTGAGTTAAATTTTTCAGTTATCATTCAAAAAGGTATCGGATATGTTCCTAGTGAAGAGATCAGAGAAGAGATTGAAGACGACTATATCGCACTTGATGCTTTCTTTACACCTGTTAAAAAAGCAGTTTATGATATACAAAATGTCTTGGTTGAGGATGATCCAGACTATGAAAAGATCGTATTTACTATAACAACTGATGGTCAAGTTAGTCCGATAGAGGCTTTTAAAAATTGTTTAGAAGCTATGTATCAACAAATGTCAGTATTTAAAGGAATTTTGGATATTAATGTTAGTACTCCAGTTGCTAGCTCAAGTGCAGGTGGTGAGTTTTCAAAGTTACTTTCTAGCGTAGAAGATCTAAATTTAAGTGCTAGAAGTTTTAACTGCCTTGACAAAGCTGATATTAGATTTATCGGCGAGCTTGCGCTAATGGACGAAAATGAGCTTAAAGAGCTTAAAAATTTAGGTAAAAAATCTCTTGAAGAGATTAAAGCGGTTATGGAAGAGATAGGCTATCCAGTTGGTGCCGATGTGTTAAAAGATGGCAAAGAGCAACTAAGAAGGAAAATAACCGAGCTTAAAGCACAAATGAGTGTAAAAGAATAAAAGGACAATAGATGAGACATAAACACGGATATCGCAAACTTGGTAGAACGTCATCTCATAGATCTGCATTGCTTAAAAATTTGGCGATAGCTATCATCAAAAGCGAAAAGATAGAGACGACTTTACCAAAAGCAAAAGAGCTTAGAAGCTATGTTGAAAAGCTGATCACAAGAGCTAGAAAAGGTGACTCTAACGCTCATAGAGCAGTATTTGCTTCTTTACAAGATAAAGAAACAACAAATAAATTAGTTACTGAAGTAGCTCCAAAATTTAAAGAGCGCAATGGTGGCTATACAAGAATCATCAAGACTCGTGTTCGTAGAGGCGACGCGGCAGAGATGGCTTATATAGAGCTAGTAGCTGAATAATTATTAGAGAGCTTCGGCTCTCTTTTTAATTTCTTGAATATAAAATTCCTATTTTTAAAATAGACCTTTCTTTCAAAAGTTTTCAAAAGCTATAAATTTCTTTAATTATCTATCAAAATTATTAACCAAAACCATAAAATTTTATAGTTAAAAGTTGTAAATCTTTTAATCTAAAATCATATTTAATTTTTACCTTTGAACTCTTTACTAAATTTTTATTTTATAAAGACGATATTTGTTTCAAATATCTTATAAATTTCAAAGGATTTGAGATGATAGGTAGTGTAAATGGAGTTGGGACAAATTTTTATGTTGGCTCACAAAGTAGTAGAGCACAAGAGCTTGATACTAAAAATACTAAATCCAATATAGACAAAAATTCTTTAAATGATTTATCTAGCGGTTTGGTTGATGAACGAAAAAGTTATACCGATACTAGAGGTGAGCCAATAAATTTAAATGAAACAAATACGACAAAATTTCAAAAAAATAGTGAGAATCTAACATTTGCTAGCAATTTCTCGTTATCAGGCATAGCTGCTAATGGCAAGATAAGCATCTGGGGCAAGCTCATGGGATATGACAAACAAGTCAACCAAGATGAGATAAATGATCTCAAAAATTTTATCAATCAGACCAAAGCACTTGGCTTTGGCAGAGCTCACGAAGAGATCATAGGATATTATCCAACAGATGTCGATCTCTTTGCAAAAGAGTACACATCAAAACTTGATGGTAACACACTTCTTGGGCTTGGCCACAAGAGCCACGTGGAAGGGTTTGAGATACTTGATAAAGACCTAAGCATAGATGAGCTTAAAGATAAGTGGATTGATTATGCGCTTAGGCAGTATCTTGGCGAAAGAGTCGGTGTGGAGAGTATCACAATAGGTAAAAAGGCTATCTCCATGCTAACTAGTACAAATAAGCCTCCAGTTGAGTATCAAACTCTACAAAATATAAATTTCACTGATGAAGAGAGCAGACAGAGATTTCTTACGCTTATGAAAGCTGGCATGAAGAGTGGGGCGGATTTTAAAGAGGTGGTAGAGGGCGTGCTCTCGCTTTATAATGTGCAAAATACGGACAAACTTGATGGCAACAAAGTCTATGCTTCAGTGATCGGACGAAGCGAGAAACTGGCTACTTACGACATCAACAAAGATGAGAAATTTGCCTATCTTAAGGAGCTAATGCAGCTTGAGAAAAACGGAGTTGACATACTAAAGCTAATGGAAAAAGTGGAGCAAAAACAGAAATTAGATATAAAAGTATAGGCTAAATTTATATTTTTGTACCGCCTATCTTTTATGATTTTAGTCATAAGAGGCTCTTTTTACTTGGTTTAAATTTTTAAATGATAGAATCTTGATTTCTATTATTAAAATTACGGAGAACTCGTGAGAAAGCTACTTTGGCTAAATCCCGTTGTAAAAAATATGTATGACTTCTCTGCGTTAAAAGAGCTTTTGCAAAATAAGGACTTTAACATAGTGGAGTGCGAAAAAGATCATGTTCGTGATGTCAAAAATTCATATAAAAATTTATGCTCTAAAGGCATGGTTTTAGATAGTCGCTGTCCAAGAGCTGTAAATTTTATAAGATCAAATTTTAAAGAATTTTCAAACAATATTTCAAACTTAAATCCCATTTTAATAGAAAGCGCCATCGAGCTTAGCTCAAATCTAAAAGAAAATGAGTGGCTTTATATAACAACGCCTTGTGAGGACTTGGCTGAGCTTGGAAATTCTTTAAAATTAGAGCGAACTACATTTTTAACATGGAAAAATTTTAAAGAGCTAAACGACATAAATTTACAAATAAGCAAAATAGAATCAAGCCCGATCCCACCTGGATTTTTTGAAAATTTAGGCATAAAAACACTAAGCTTATGCAGTAAAGAAAAGATACAAAACGCATTTTCATATAAATTTAGCGAGCTTAAAAACTATCAGATCATCGAGCTTTTATACTGCGAAAACGGCTGTCACAATGGAGATGGGCTGTGATAGAAATTTTTAAAAAGAGCATTTTGATCCTAGTGATCTTTGCTCTCTGGCAGGTCGTTTGCGAGCTAGAAATTTTCACGCCCTATATCTTGCCAAGTCCTATTACGACACTTAAAACGATGTTTGATATGAGCTTAAGCGGCGAGCTAATAACGCATGTGATGATTAGCTTTAAGCGTATATTTGTTGGTTATATTTTGGCTTTTGTTTTGGCATTTATTTTTGGCGGAGTGGCGGCGCTATTTCCAAAAGCTAGCATTTATTATGAGTGGATACTAGAGTTTTTTAGAAATGTTCCGCCACTTAGCCTTATTGCCATTTTAGTGCTTTGGTTTGGTATAAACGAAACTCCAAAAATTATTATTATCATCCTAGCATCGTTTTTCCCAATGTTTTTAAGTATTTCAAAAGGGCTAACTAGCTGCGATGTGAAGCTTATTGAAGTTGGTAAAATTTTTTGTTTTAGTAAATTTGAAATTTTTTACAAAATC
Proteins encoded in this window:
- the rplX gene encoding 50S ribosomal protein L24 translates to MANVKFKVKKGDTVKIIAGDDKGKTGKILAVLAKKGQVIVEGCKIAKKAIKPSEKTPNGGHVNKEMPIDISNVAKVEG
- the rplE gene encoding 50S ribosomal protein L5 — its product is MSRLKDKFNETIKPALVKEFDIKNPMLIPALEKIVISVGAGDSAKDQKVLQNMADTISLIAGQKAVITDAKKSVAGFKVREGFPVGIKVTLRKEQMYAFLDKLISVALPRVKDFRGLPKNGFDGRGNYNFGLSEQLMFPEVEYDKILRTHGMNITIATTAKNDKEAFKLLELFGVPFAKGK
- a CDS encoding type Z 30S ribosomal protein S14, whose amino-acid sequence is MAKKSMIAKAARKPKFAVRGYTRCQICGRPHSVYKDFGICRVCLRKMANEGLIPGLKKASW
- the rpsH gene encoding 30S ribosomal protein S8 translates to MLNDLISDGLTRIRNASMRKLETAKLLHSKVVEATLSILAAKGYVESYNVIEEGNKKFINVVLKYDEYGRSVINELKRVSKPGRRVYQGKDDIKRFKNGYGTVIVSTSKGVMSGIEASKAGVGGEVLCTVW
- the rplF gene encoding 50S ribosomal protein L6; this encodes MSRIGKQPIAIPSGVDVSVENNVLKFKKGNHIKELDTKGHVDVKIENGHIVFAPKGEDRQSRAYWGTYRALANNIVTGITAGFTRQLEINGVGYKAAAKGKILELSLGFSHLINYELPAGVEASVEKNVITIKGDDKQVVGQVAAQVRGFRPPEPYKGKGVKYLEERIIRKAGKTSKK
- the rplR gene encoding 50S ribosomal protein L18, translating into MTAKVLKRKIALRIKRKRRIRGKISGVATCPRVSIFKSNRTLYVQAIDDVTATTLAAVDGRKIGIKANKEGAVTLAKEFAKALKAKKIDVAVFDRNGYLYHGVIAAFAEALRENGIKL
- the rpsE gene encoding 30S ribosomal protein S5; translated protein: MEKYNREEFEEVIVDIGRVTKVVKGGRRFRFTALVVVGNRNGLVGFGYGKAKEVPDAMRKAIDDAFKNIIHVKIKGTTIPHDVEVKYNASRMLLRPASEGTGVIAGGSARPIIELAGIKDILTKSLGSNNSANVVRATIKALSLLKS
- the rplO gene encoding 50S ribosomal protein L15, with translation MALEKLTPAAGSTHATKRIGRGQGSGNGKTAGKGNKGQRARKGYNEKRGFEGGQQPLQRRLPKVGFTSKFEKPYVINVEKIAAIKELAEISIATIASVHKISKSVTKIKLIGASAKALASKIKDENVSVSGTK
- the secY gene encoding preprotein translocase subunit SecY, which produces MDKTLTNKILITLAFLFAYRILAYVPVPGVNVDVIKEFFNSNNSNALGLFNMFSGKAAERLSIISLGIMPYITASIIMELLAATFPKLGQMKKERDGMQKYMQIIRYATIVITLVQSIGVSIGLQSLSGRGGEQAIMIDINLFIAISAVSMLTGTMLLMWIGEQITQRGIGNGISLIIFAGIVSGIPSAIGGTVNLVNTSEMNFLTVIAILVIILATIGAIIFVEMGERRIPISYSRKVIMENQNKRIMNYIPIKVNLSGVIPPIFASAILMFPSTILQASTNPIIQAINDFLSPNGYMFNVLTFLFIIFFAFFYASIVFNTKDISENLKKQGGFIPGVRPGESTASYLNEVAGRLTLGGALYLGIISTLPWVLVKTMGVPFYFGGTSVLIVVSVALDTMRRIEAQSYTNKYQTLSAVGL
- the map gene encoding type I methionyl aminopeptidase, with translation MAITLKRPVEIEKMRAANKIVARTLDHISTIIKPGISLLEIDKICEDMIRAAGAKPAFKGLYGFPNAACISVNEVVIHGIPNEYKLKEGDIVSVDIGSNLDGYFGDSARTFGVGKISKEDEALIACSKDALYFAIDYIRAGMHFKEICYELEKFILGRGYVPLRGYCGHGIGKRPHEEPEIPNYLEGHNPKAGPKIKEGMVFCIEPMICQKDGTPVLGSDNWKVTSKDGLRTSHYEHCMAIVNGKAEILSQA
- the infA gene encoding translation initiation factor IF-1; the encoded protein is MAKDDVIEIDGNVVEALPNATFKVELDNKHIILCHIAGKMRMHYIKIMPGDRVKVELTPYSLDKGRITYRYK
- the rpmJ gene encoding 50S ribosomal protein L36, producing MKVRPSVKKMCDKCKIVKRSGIIRVICENPKHKQRQG
- the rpsM gene encoding 30S ribosomal protein S13: MARIAGVDLPNKKRIEYGLTYIYGIGLYKSRQILDAAGISYDKRVYELSEDEAAAIRKEIQEHHIVEGDLRKQVAMDIKALMDLGSYRGLRHRKGLPVRGQKTKTNARTRKGRRKTVGAATK
- the rpsK gene encoding 30S ribosomal protein S11, whose product is MAKRKIVKKKVVRKSIAKGIVYISATFNNTMVTVTDEMGNAIAWSSAGGLGFKGSKKSTPYAAQQAVEDALNKAKEHGIKEVGIKVQGPGSGRETAVKSVGTVEGIKVSFFKDITPLPHNGCRPPKRRRV
- the rpsD gene encoding 30S ribosomal protein S4; amino-acid sequence: MARYTGPVEKLERRLGVSLALKGERRLAGKSALEKRPYAPGQHGQRRAKISEYGLQLREKQKAKFMYGVSEKQFRRLFQEAARREGNTGALLVQLLEQRLDNVVYRMGFATTRRFARQLVTHGHILVNGKRVDIPSYRVEPGAKVEIIEKSKNNPQIVRAIDLTAQTGIVAWVDVEKEKKFGIFTRNPEREEVIIPVEERFIVELYSK
- a CDS encoding DNA-directed RNA polymerase subunit alpha; translation: MRKITTSAYMPTEIEVKSVSENVANITAYPFEAGYAVTLAHPLRRLLYTSTVGFAPIGVKIKGVSHEFDSMRGMLEDVAFFIINLKKIRFKLKSTSEREVIEYSFKGPKEITGADLNNDLVEIVNPDAYLATINEDAELNFSVIIQKGIGYVPSEEIREEIEDDYIALDAFFTPVKKAVYDIQNVLVEDDPDYEKIVFTITTDGQVSPIEAFKNCLEAMYQQMSVFKGILDINVSTPVASSSAGGEFSKLLSSVEDLNLSARSFNCLDKADIRFIGELALMDENELKELKNLGKKSLEEIKAVMEEIGYPVGADVLKDGKEQLRRKITELKAQMSVKE
- the rplQ gene encoding 50S ribosomal protein L17 translates to MRHKHGYRKLGRTSSHRSALLKNLAIAIIKSEKIETTLPKAKELRSYVEKLITRARKGDSNAHRAVFASLQDKETTNKLVTEVAPKFKERNGGYTRIIKTRVRRGDAAEMAYIELVAE
- a CDS encoding ABC transporter permease, which encodes MIEIFKKSILILVIFALWQVVCELEIFTPYILPSPITTLKTMFDMSLSGELITHVMISFKRIFVGYILAFVLAFIFGGVAALFPKASIYYEWILEFFRNVPPLSLIAILVLWFGINETPKIIIIILASFFPMFLSISKGLTSCDVKLIEVGKIFCFSKFEIFYKIILKNAIKDIFVGMRIGFGYAMRAIVGAEMIAASSGLGYLILDAEELSRADRIFVGIFTIGICGVLIDRIFLFLISKFSLLRGEK